In the Anastrepha obliqua isolate idAnaObli1 chromosome 1, idAnaObli1_1.0, whole genome shotgun sequence genome, one interval contains:
- the LOC129245986 gene encoding protein unc-13 homolog 4B isoform X2, with protein MSSISLPQSIQSRNFHNTASKAIKYLSLNSKSSNQKLQPRPSTLSLNDFPKILNRNGSIASNHFRGVHRHLIEQYATSACHLMTVEDLYEEILFQICNHFGCETNDVCSENLMKFVQEVFKISDTKHDEIAKLAMQKEPPKLRLNVEVIKAENLLSKDANGFSDPFATLYLESNATHRYNSSVKHTTLNPIWEEHFSLPITDNPKDEVLIVEIWDFDAAETVKEKVNKLFDVKGVKGLSKLMKEIAQTASTGKHDNELIGRAAITLKSIPTSGLTVWYNLEKGSRTKSRGSVLVSMTLSAEKNKRVAIQEHRHLLNLLLVHELDASQVAEYWWNGKFNSNAELIRSQHAVQSGLTNFDCALSQWTVYSKIHENHKLSFTLFNDLLDIIIPILKVFQTDSENIKEFWDGAKRILPSCFSIVRKIRARNVSDKHIVSTLCEVLDIISKIQTLGDPVCEIFPQNVYGFISTTAQNTNNVDEVLIEVINTGTKEWLEYLIEGSKPTAGDESTDEENLQFLIKLIQMVRSDLQRAMEYFDKHFYHKLRINYSAIIFKYYDANIFDICKSNVEDVCSHIKRLEISEETFEYPRALNTSALNMGTTLFELYLVLKRFVTLGKSLCANDELALEKFYCWFMTGVTHWLDISIVKALSRIDKAIELDQLQAVDDAVKYSSSAVDTLAIFYQIKIFWQQLDWPDVEGSYTFVAKIIDDVCRCCVFYSKRMSRHVESQTIDTDLFIVSPEWCFAINNIDYIRQSLPTFIKELGTDDLIKKISDFRTNLDADRCASTIKCLIDNALDTQKNQILELIDIVARRMAPSIKRFLAEGAEVSHKDSNSMEKLMMYLESSLKTLYDTLNELNFARILDAIWNELSVVMYDLIQFNLDKRRPPSFFRNLKQTLSVMTSCFKIGNIVTSDIEVLQEVEKVLDLHAFETADLIHQYYIELLGHQKSISCSEFGQLTIKANFTETDLVIYILNGRNLVPMDPNGSCDSFVKIHFYPTSRFPNVPSYKTSVHHKTRFPLYDEIFTINLTEEQLSHHNSLILFSIKDRDLFGMSSQYIAECYITFADLMANENEQIHMELSRPQYMESETIRALEYRQGDKQARDFIKKLKNKM; from the exons gttgAAGATCTTTACGAAGAAATTCTCTTTCAAATATGCAATCATTTTGGATGTGAAACCAATGACGTGTGTTCAGAAAACCTTATGAAATTTGTGCAAGAAGTATTTAAGATCTCCGACACAAAGCATGATGAAATTGCAAAATTAGCAATGCAAAAGGAACCTCCCAAATTGCGCCTCAATGTGGAAGTCATAAAAGCGGAAAATTTGCTGTCAAAAGATGCCAACGGTTTCTCTGATCCCTTTGCTACTCTGTATTTGGAATCAAATGCAACACATCGCTATAATTCATCTGTAAAGCATACTACGCTGAATCCGATTTGGGAGGAACATTTTTCATT ACCTATCACGGATAACCCCAAAGATGAAGTACTTATAGTAGAAATATG GGATTTCGATGCTGCGGAAACTGTTAAGGAAAAAGTAAATAAGCTATTTGATGTGAAAGGTGTTAAAGGCCTCAGTAAACTTATGAAGGAAATCGCACAAACGGCATCCACGGGAAAACATGACAACGAATTAATTGGACGTGCAGCAATCACTCTAAAA TCAATTCCAACGTCAGGCCTAACTGTGTGGTACAATTTAGAAAAGGGCTCTAGAACCAAAAGTCGTGGATCGGTTTTAGTTAGTATGACCTTAAGTGCCGAAAAAAACAAACGTGTTGCTATTCAAGAGCACAGACATCTTTTAAATCTACTATTAGTGCACGAGTTGGATGCCTCTCAAGTAGCCGAATACTGGTGGAATggcaaatttaattcaaatgcaGAGCTAATTCGATCGCAGCATGCAGTTCAAAGTGGCCTTACTAACTTCGATTGCGCTCTTAGCCAATGGACAGTGTATTCAAAAATCCATGAGAATCATAAGCTCAGCTTTACGCTTTTCAATGACCTTCTCGATATTATTATTCCGATTCTGAAGGTTTTCCAAACTGattcagaaaatataaaagaattttggGATGGAGCGAAGAGAATTTTACCATCATGCTTCTCAATCGTGCGCAAAATACGGGCGAGAAATGTCAGTGATAAACATATAGTTAGCACATTATGCGAAGTCTTAGatattatttcgaaaatccaaACACTTGGAGACCCTGTGTGTGAAATATTTCCCCAAAATGTATATGGCTTTATCTCAACAACAGCTCAAAATACGAATAACGTTGATGAAGTGCTGATAGAAGTAATAAATACTGGTACTAAGGAATGGTTAGAGTACCTAATAGAAGGTAGTAAACCAACTGCGGGTGATGAGTCAACGGACGAAGAAAActtgcaatttttaataaaactcatACAAATGGTGCGGTCTGATTTACAAAGAGCGATGGAATATTTTGATAAACACTTTTATCA CAAACTAAGAATAAACTATTCAGCTATTATATTCAAGTATTATGATGCAAATATCTTTGATATTTGTAAAAGCAACGTAGAAGACGTATGTTCGCATATAAAAAGACTGGAAATATCTGAAGAGACATTTGAGTATCCACGTGCCTTGAATACGTCAGCCTTAAACATGGGAACAACACTCTTTGAACTTTATTTAGTACTAAAGCGGTTTGTTACCTTag GTAAATCACTATGTGCGAATGACGAGCTCGCACTAGagaaattttattgttggtttatGACTGGTGTTACGCATTGGCTCGATATTTCAATTGTTAAGGCGTTGAGTCGTATTGACAAAGCTATTGAGCTGGATCAGTTACAAGCTGTTGATGACGCCGTGAAATATAGCTCCTCTGCAGTGGATACTCTCgcaatattttatcaaataaaGATATTCTGGCAGCAACTAGATTGGCCGGATGTGGAAGGATCATACACCTTTGTGGCGAAAATTATCGAT GACGTTTGCCGTTGCTgtgtattttattccaaaaggATGTCGCGTCATGTTGAATCTCAAACTATAGACACCGATTTATTCATTGTTTCTCCTGAATGGTGTTTCGCAATTAATAACATCGATTATATTAGACAAAGCTTACCTACATTCATTAAG GAGTTGGGTACGGATgaccttataaaaaaaatatctgacttCCGAACGAATCTCGACGCTGATCGTTGTGCTAGTACAATTAAGTGTTTAATCGACAATGCTTTGGATACACAAAAGAATCAAATTTTAGAGCTCATTGATATTGTAGCCAGGAGAATGGCACCATCGATTAAACGATTTTTAGCTGAAGGCGCTGAGGTTTCACATAAAGATTCCAATTCCATGGAAAAGCTTATGATGTACTTGGAATCATCGTTAAAAACATTATATGACacattaaatgagcttaacttcgCACGAATTTTAGATGCGATTTGGAATGAGCTATCTGTTGTAATGTACGACCTTATACAATTCAACTTAGAT aaacgaCGTCCACCTTCGTTTTTCCGAAACTTAAAACAAACATTAAGTGTGATGACATCatgttttaaaattggaaatattGTAACTTCAGACATCGAGGTATTGCAAGAAGTTGAAAAAGTATTGGATTTACACGCATTTGAAACGGCCGATTTAATTCATCAGTATTATATTGAACTGCTAGGACACCAAAAAAGTATTTCGTGCTCTGAATTTGGTCAACTCACAATAAAAGCTAACTTTACCGAAACAGATCTAGTT atttatatattaaatggaagaaatttggtGCCTATGGATCCAAATGGATCCTGCGACTCATTcgtcaaaattcatttttatccGACGAGTCGATTTCctaatgtaccatcatataaaACTTCCGTTCACCATAAAACTCGATTTCCTTTATATGACGAAATATTTACAAT caatttaacGGAAGAACAACTTTCTCATCACAATAGTCTGATTTTATTCAGCATAAAAGACAGAGACCTTTTTGGTATGTCTAGCCAATATATTGCCGAATGCTATATTACCTTTGCCGATCTAATGGCAAATGAGAATGAACAAATACACATGGAGTTATCTCGACCGCAGTACATGG aatcaGAAACTATTCGTGCATTGGAATATCGACAGGGCGATAAGCAAGCGcgagattttataaaaaaattaaaaaataaaatgtaa
- the LOC129235354 gene encoding ubiquitin-conjugating enzyme E2 G1, whose amino-acid sequence MSELQSSLLLKKQLAELNKNPVEGFSAGLIDENDIFRWEVLIIGPPDTLYEGGFFKAHLYFPKEYPLRPPRMKFVTEIWHPNIEKNGDVCISILHEPGDDKWGYEKASERWLPVHTVETILISVISMLADPNDESPANVDAAKEWRESYPEFKRKVARCVRKSQEECS is encoded by the exons ATGTCTGAGTTGCAATCGtctttacttttaaaaaaacaattagcaG aaTTGAATAAGAATCCCGTTGAAGGATTTTCGGCAGGATTGATTGATGAGAATGACATATTTCGATGGGAAGTTCTTATAATAGGACCTCCGGATACACTTTA TGAAGGGGGCTTTTTCAAAGCACATTTGTATTTTCCGAAGGAATACCCTCTACGCCCTCCTCGAATGAAGTTTGTGACAGAAATTTGGCATCccaacattgaaaaaaatggcGATGTTTGCATTTCCATTTTACATGAACCAGGTGATGATAAGTGGGGCTACGAAAAAGCGTCTGAACGCTGGTTGCCAGTACACACCGTTGAAACCATTTTGATATCTGTGATATCAATGCTGGCTGACCCCAACGACGAGTCTCCAGCTAATGTCGATGCTGCTAAAGAATGGAGGGAGTCGTATCCAGAGTTTAAAAGAAAAGTTGCCCGATGCGTCAGAAAGAGCCAAGAAGAATGTTCATAG